One part of the Marinobacterium rhizophilum genome encodes these proteins:
- a CDS encoding YtoQ family protein codes for MASGYTTLNIGTLHDADIIHPLKEVDAAAMAWAQEPEQVVEILRYVTQGK; via the coding sequence ATGGCAAGCGGGTACACCACTCTTAACATTGGCACCCTGCACGACGCCGATATCATCCACCCGTTGAAGGAAGTCGACGCCGCCGCCATGGCCTGGGCGCAGGAACCTGAGCAGGTAGTGGAAATTCTGCGCTACGTGACCCAGGGCAAGTAA
- a CDS encoding YtoQ family protein: protein MASGYTTLNIGTLHDADIIHPLKEVDAAAMAWAQQPEQVVEILRYVTQGK from the coding sequence ATGGCAAGCGGGTACACCACTCTTAACATTGGCACCCTGCACGACGCCGATATCATCCACCCGTTGAAAGAAGTCGACGCCGCCGCCATGGCCTGGGCGCAGCAGCCTGAGCAGGTAGTGGAAATTCTGCGCTACGTGACCCAGGGCAAGTAA
- a CDS encoding YtoQ family protein, translating into MIWTVYLSGEIHTDWRERIEDGCLALDLPVTFVGPVTQHEASDAAGDHLGAEDKPFWRDNKSSKVNAIRTKTLIESADVAVVRFGNQYKQWNAAFDAGYLAALGTPYITLHDADIIHPLKEVDAAAMAWAQQPEQVVEILRYVTQGK; encoded by the coding sequence ATGATCTGGACCGTCTATCTTTCCGGCGAAATTCACACCGACTGGCGCGAGCGTATTGAAGACGGCTGCCTGGCGCTGGATCTACCCGTCACCTTCGTCGGCCCGGTCACCCAGCACGAGGCCTCCGATGCCGCCGGCGATCACCTGGGCGCGGAAGACAAGCCTTTCTGGCGCGACAACAAGTCGTCCAAAGTTAACGCCATCCGCACCAAGACCCTGATCGAAAGCGCCGATGTTGCCGTGGTCCGCTTTGGCAACCAGTACAAGCAGTGGAACGCCGCCTTCGACGCCGGCTACCTGGCCGCCCTGGGCACACCGTACATTACGTTGCACGATGCCGACATCATCCATCCCTTAAAGGAAGTCGACGCCGCCGCCATGGCCTGGGCGCAGCAGCCTGAGCAGGTAGTGGAAATTCTGCGCTACGTGACCCAGGGCAAGTAA